In Gemmobacter sp. 24YEA27, a genomic segment contains:
- the ilvD gene encoding dihydroxy-acid dehydratase: MPAYRSRTTTHGRNMAGARGLWRATGMKDSDFGKPIIAIVNSFTQFVPGHVHLKDLGQMVAREVEAAGGVAKEFNTIAVDDGIAMGHDGMLYSLPSREIIADSVEYMVNAHCADAMVCISNCDKITPGMLMAAMRLNIPAIFVSGGPMEAGKVTLGDGREVKLDLVDAMVAAADDKMSDADVDAIEKAACPTCGSCSGMFTANSMNCLAEALGLALPGNGSTLATHAFRKGLFLKSGRMIVELAKRWYEQDDANVLPRTIASRAAFDNAMALDIAMGGSTNTVLHLLAIAREGGVDFGMDEIDALSRKVPCLSKVAPNVAGVHMEDVHRAGGIMSLLGELDRGGLINRDCPTVHSETMGEALAAWDIAVTNNPEARELYLAAPGGVPTQVAFSQSSLWPSLDTDREKGVIRSVEHAFSKEGGLAVLKGNIALDGCIVKTAGVDESILKFSGPAVVFESQDAAVKGILNKGVKAGDVVVIRYEGPKGGPGMQEMLYPTSYLKSRGLGKVCALITDGRFSGGTSGLSIGHASPEAAAGGTIGLVKDGDLIEIDIPNRTITLAVPEAELDARRVEQDRLGWKPAQPRKRNVTTALKAYAAFASSADKGAVRILPE; encoded by the coding sequence ATGCCAGCCTATCGTTCCAGAACCACCACGCATGGCCGCAATATGGCCGGGGCCCGCGGGCTCTGGCGCGCCACGGGGATGAAGGACAGCGATTTCGGCAAGCCGATTATCGCAATTGTGAATTCGTTCACCCAATTCGTGCCCGGTCACGTCCATCTCAAAGACCTCGGCCAGATGGTCGCGCGTGAGGTCGAGGCGGCGGGCGGTGTCGCGAAAGAGTTCAACACCATCGCCGTCGATGACGGGATCGCGATGGGCCATGACGGCATGCTGTATTCGCTCCCCTCGCGTGAGATCATCGCGGATTCGGTTGAATATATGGTCAACGCGCATTGCGCCGATGCCATGGTCTGCATCTCGAATTGCGACAAGATCACCCCCGGCATGCTGATGGCCGCGATGCGTCTGAACATCCCGGCGATCTTCGTCTCGGGTGGGCCGATGGAGGCCGGCAAGGTGACGCTCGGTGACGGGCGTGAGGTCAAGCTCGACCTCGTTGACGCGATGGTGGCTGCGGCGGATGACAAAATGTCTGACGCAGATGTGGATGCGATCGAGAAGGCCGCCTGCCCGACCTGTGGCTCGTGTTCGGGGATGTTCACCGCCAATTCGATGAACTGCCTCGCAGAGGCGCTTGGTCTGGCACTGCCGGGGAATGGCTCGACGCTGGCGACACATGCCTTCCGCAAGGGGCTGTTCCTGAAATCGGGGCGGATGATCGTCGAGCTGGCAAAGCGCTGGTACGAGCAGGATGACGCGAATGTGCTGCCCCGCACCATTGCCAGCCGCGCGGCCTTTGATAATGCGATGGCGCTTGATATCGCGATGGGCGGCTCGACCAATACCGTGCTCCACCTGCTGGCCATTGCCCGCGAGGGCGGCGTTGATTTCGGCATGGATGAGATCGACGCGCTGTCGCGCAAAGTCCCCTGCCTGAGCAAGGTCGCACCGAACGTGGCGGGCGTGCATATGGAAGATGTCCACCGCGCCGGCGGCATCATGTCGCTGCTGGGCGAACTCGACCGTGGCGGGCTGATCAATCGCGACTGCCCGACCGTCCATTCCGAGACCATGGGCGAGGCGCTTGCCGCCTGGGACATCGCGGTGACGAACAACCCCGAGGCACGGGAACTGTATCTCGCTGCCCCCGGTGGGGTGCCGACGCAGGTTGCGTTCTCCCAAAGCTCGCTCTGGCCAAGCCTTGATACCGACCGCGAAAAGGGCGTGATCCGCTCGGTCGAACATGCGTTTTCGAAAGAGGGCGGGCTTGCGGTCCTGAAGGGCAATATCGCGCTGGATGGCTGTATCGTGAAGACCGCAGGCGTCGACGAGTCGATCCTGAAATTCTCGGGCCCGGCTGTGGTGTTCGAAAGCCAGGACGCGGCGGTCAAAGGCATCCTGAACAAGGGCGTCAAGGCCGGCGATGTGGTAGTGATCCGCTATGAGGGGCCGAAAGGCGGGCCGGGGATGCAGGAAATGCTCTACCCGACCTCTTACCTGAAATCGCGGGGCCTCGGCAAAGTCTGTGCACTGATCACCGACGGGCGGTTCTCGGGCGGCACTTCGGGCCTTTCCATCGGCCATGCCAGCCCCGAAGCGGCAGCCGGCGGCACCATCGGCCTTGTGAAGGACGGCGATCTGATCGAGATTGACATCCCGAACCGCACGATCACGCTCGCGGTCCCCGAGGCGGAACTGGACGCGCGGCGCGTCGAACAGGACCGTCTGGGCTGGAAACCCGCACAGCCAAGAAAGCGCAATGTGACCACCGCGCTCAAGGCCTATGCGGCCTTTGCGTCTTCGGCCGATAAGGGTGCGGTGCGCATTCTGCCGGAGTAA
- a CDS encoding MFS transporter, whose translation MSPPLSGSSAPGRSSDYRWAILALALGAFAIGTSEFASMGLLPWYAKDLGVPEAEASKVVAAYAFGVVVGAPLTSFLGARLPRRRYLAGLIAAYGVLNLLAALLPGFSTLLVTRFLAGMPHGGFLGVAMLFAADALPREQRAKGVTQVMLGLTVANIVGVPFAALLGQGLGWRFGFALPGVLALISAVLILKLAPRVGVDPNARPMDELRALFNPSVLLTLAVGLIGCGGLFAVYSFLSAAMLATANPPDWGVTLMLAMFGVGITLGSILAARLTIRLGNMKAALSLLIFMILAQAYASYAVGDWVQMTLSAFLIGLSSGVFVPLQTRLMDVAGKAQSMAAAMNHAAFNAANALGPLAAGFALHWGYRSSGIVAIGFSVAGIAMLGILAHYAKTHEAPQAK comes from the coding sequence ATGTCCCCGCCGCTCAGTGGCTCTTCCGCGCCCGGCCGCTCTTCCGATTATCGCTGGGCGATCCTTGCGCTCGCCCTTGGCGCTTTTGCCATAGGCACGTCTGAATTCGCCTCAATGGGGCTTTTGCCCTGGTATGCGAAAGACCTTGGTGTGCCGGAGGCCGAGGCCAGCAAAGTCGTCGCGGCCTATGCGTTCGGCGTGGTCGTAGGCGCGCCGCTGACCTCGTTTCTGGGCGCAAGACTGCCCCGGCGGCGCTACCTGGCCGGGCTGATCGCAGCTTACGGCGTCCTGAACCTGCTGGCGGCGCTGCTGCCGGGCTTTTCGACGCTGCTGGTGACGCGCTTCCTTGCCGGGATGCCGCATGGTGGTTTCCTTGGCGTGGCGATGCTTTTTGCCGCCGATGCGCTGCCGCGCGAGCAGCGGGCAAAGGGCGTCACCCAGGTCATGCTGGGGCTGACGGTTGCGAATATCGTCGGCGTGCCTTTCGCGGCGCTTTTGGGCCAGGGCCTTGGCTGGCGGTTCGGCTTTGCGCTGCCAGGCGTGCTTGCGCTGATTTCAGCGGTGCTGATCCTGAAACTGGCGCCACGGGTCGGCGTAGACCCCAATGCGCGCCCGATGGATGAGCTGCGGGCTTTGTTCAACCCGTCAGTCCTGCTGACACTTGCGGTGGGGCTGATCGGCTGCGGCGGGCTTTTCGCGGTCTATTCCTTCCTCTCGGCGGCGATGCTTGCGACTGCGAACCCGCCGGACTGGGGCGTGACGCTGATGCTGGCCATGTTTGGCGTGGGGATCACGCTGGGCTCGATCCTGGCGGCCCGGCTGACGATCCGGCTCGGAAATATGAAAGCGGCGCTGTCCCTGCTGATCTTTATGATCCTGGCGCAGGCCTATGCGTCTTACGCGGTGGGCGACTGGGTGCAGATGACGCTGTCCGCCTTCCTGATCGGGCTGAGTTCGGGCGTTTTTGTGCCGCTGCAGACCCGGCTGATGGATGTCGCGGGCAAGGCGCAAAGCATGGCGGCGGCAATGAACCACGCGGCCTTTAACGCGGCGAACGCGCTTGGGCCGCTGGCCGCCGGCTTCGCGCTGCATTGGGGCTACCGGTCCTCGGGGATCGTGGCGATCGGTTTTTCGGTGGCCGGGATCGCGATGCTGGGCATCCTGGCCCATTACGCGAAGACCCATGAGGCGCCGCAGGCGAAATAA